The Dysidea avara chromosome 11, odDysAvar1.4, whole genome shotgun sequence genome includes the window AataaatcaagcaatcaagataTCTGCAAAAGTGGTGATCAAACACCTTTGAAAGCTAACTTTTAGCATCAATAAAATTTACTAGGCATTTACGTTCAAGAATCAAGGCTTTTATGGTGAAATCAAGGGAAAATTCGACAATCAAAACTCTTGATCCTGGTTTTAAGTGTATCAAACGGTGGTATGGAACCAGAGACAAAGGGAAATTGTTACATGAGTGTACTGGGATGGATCAGTTTTGTATCCCAGTATGAATCACTTGTACATCTTTGTTTGACTGATTGGTCTGTGTGTATTAGTCTTGTCCTCCAGACCATTTTCTCCGAGGTGGCACTTATGGAGTAGAGAATTATGTGTACCATGTAGTTTTCATCCTCACCCTAATTGCTGTTTCCTTACCGCATCAGTTCTTGGGACTATTGGTGACCAAATGCATTTGATAAGCAATGTACAAGAATTAGAAAGTTCACTTTTGAGTAggggatcatagaaacaaagtaatgaaacaagggaggtcatctacgcTTGCAATTGCACTAGTGATTCATATACATCCTGTCAGTAATGTAGCCATCACTTtatatgtccactagtatagcagatgacctcccttatttGATTATAATTTATTTCTTTGAACCtgtaaatttctaatttttactCACACCTGtttgtttctttttgtaacataatttatgactggtgatggcatcaaaggaaagaatggtaccGGCCAGACAGATTATTAAAATAGATCAATTGAGCAATGAACGTGTATCCCAATGATTAATTACTGAAAAATTGAgtagggttccaccgatacagaaaaatacgtACCGATCCGATACCTAACAGTACTGATACAGATACCGATAATAGCCATACAATTTACGCACCTCTCAAGTTAgcttgtgtgactgctctattacaatattttattgtgcagtgactgttctattagagtatttagatctttttcatgcaaaaatagTAAGTAGtagttgctcaatgtttaacaaagtAATTCCTGCACCTTTTGTGCTAGAATAAGCTCAACgctattttcagcctgttatatCTCTCGTTTTGTTAGCgtagcatttatgatgatagttatgatgatgatgagtggCGTGAGTGGCTATTAATTGGCATCGGAATACCTAAATAACCGATACTGATCGATACCGAAAACCCAATATTGGCTCCAATACGATACCAATCTGATTATTGGTGGAACACTAAAATTGAGGTGGTTTGTTTTCAGccatgttccacctgttatacagtgttatacaaagaacagtagaaAAAGCATCTCTGTAATCAAATCTACTGACTGGAAACTGTAGCTAGCAATGAAGTCATTGTGCGTTACTGTGAATTAACACCCAGTCACctatgtggtagtggagaaGAAATGGGACCAGTGTTGAAACCAGGTCGTCAACTGGATCACAGTTTGtccgggtctgacccacttTATAaattatccaggtctgacccaaattggatcacatgtgaaatcaaatggtactactgtactgtttaagtaggaattgGGCCGAAAATTTTGCACACCGTCCAAACTTCTGCCTTTGAAAAGCACCCTAGAAACATCTTgcgtgacaaaaatcacctttacggaatagtactagttctGTATAATACAGcataaaatataacaaaatgCTAACAgatggccagatatagaattttttttaaaattgccaaaactcgaattttagactCGCTGCCTGACTGATCACAGTCCaaagctagaggccaaacgaagtagcacacagtcaccattttatgccaccataacaaactcaccagtgtgatgtgccttttggggttctgaggagtgtaggtcctctgcgccttgtcttttcttttatcttcaatcaggctgcttgtcttcatccaatgaaaccatatcaaggcactaattttccatatcaatacTTTCTTTCAGTAGCACATTTAGACGCcatagaattatttcagagctgaatttttgaagtgcttcagtcctggcgctactataaAAGGTACACTAGCTAGATACCTGCACCTTCGCTATTGGGATATGCACCTGCAAAAGAGTGGGCGCCACCAGACTAATTCGCGATAGGTTTGCGACTACACCCATATACGTTGACTAATCGcaatagagtacggagaccacacctcttcacaatctagctatttgctAAACAGAGAATATGACCTTATtggtgtagctagctgtacaccccttgtgtattacagcatagctgaatgggaaagtccctactttggcactgaataaaataattgttacagctagtgtgccaaagtagggactttcccaccgagttatgctgtaagtaccatcattcatctcatttcattactttttattacatagatccctacttcatttttttaattgacaattttttgaaatactagTAAAATAATTAGTTGATGTGGAAGCATTTAAATGTGTAACGCATCATAGTCTAGTCCCTTTGtgaaccacacccacttatgGGATTATGTGTTACTGTCTGTAGGCTTATGTGAAGCCATGCCCATATATCGGTAGATATATTgcagcaagagtatataatgggaaGGAAGAGTGTCGAACTGCGCTGTAGGCTGTGAAAATTAGTCAGTAAACAGTGTGTGAAATGACTTTTCAGACATGGACCAACGTACTTTTCAGACATGTGCCAACGTACTTTTCAGACATGTGCCAATGTGACTGGACAACCACAGCTAATGACAGATCattggtgactttgtccagaAATTCTGACTGTACAATATTTTGACACTATTTCGATATATGCACCATCATAACCaatatactatatagtatatttaaatattatttatttaaaaataaagtagggatctatgcaatacaAAGCAGCgaagcaagagatgaatgatggtattacagcatagctctgtgagaaaatcgctacattgacatgttataacaattattttgttcaatataAAATGAAGATTTTATATTATGTATAGACCAGGATTGAAAAGGGAGTTCACGTGTTGAAACCCAGAAGTATGGTGGTCAAGTTTCAGATAATTTTCATAGACCGAATGCACAACTACTTATTCTTTGGTGCACAGTTTCATTTGACTCCCACTATGGAAATTGTATTGCAAAATGTGTGCGTGGTTGGGTGTGTGTATAGTAAAATCTATCATTGGTAAAATGGACACGAATTTACCAGGAAAATTTTATTCTGAAACAGTCATCGTGTAGTGTTCGAGTGACCTTCATTTGAATGCTTCTGTCAATCTAATAGCtacaactactctaatacaacacagaGTTGATGGTAAAATGTTCTATTTGAACAGTCCATCTTCACGTTTTTGCCAAAAGTAGTGCTGGCTTGTGTAGTACAGGTAGCATCCCATACGTGAGTCAGTTTAATGAAACTGTGCACCTAAGAAACCCTTTTATTCCTTTGGAAGTAGTTGTGCATTTGGTCTGTGAAAACTACCTGAAACTTGCCCACCATACTTCCAGTAACATGGAATGTTTTAACGCGTGGACCCCCTTTCCAGTTGTGGtctatatacagtgtaatagttagacatcaaaacacagggttctacggaTTTAGAAACCcgaaaggccctgtgttgtggcgcACGAGCAAAGCAAGGGCACTACTACAGGGCCAttcgggtttctaaattccgtagaaccctgtgtttcaatgttaactaatttagaccacagcttgttgtaccttcactgCTGCTTGTGACATGAAAAATGTAGCGCTAACAAGCCCAATACTCCTCCCTGTAACTTGTAACGCATGCACCGTGCTATCCAGTTAAACCCCACTGCCAGTGTTACAGGCACTTAATTGTGCCATGTTTTGTATCGCCCCAGAGACtagggatctattgagacatgaacaagggatctacaggatttagatacctgtaagtagcttgagtatttcaccttgctgtggtctaataCGTAATATAAAATCTATGCTTTTGTACCCTGacacacataattttattagtGGATTCTACTGCCAATCTATTATATAAAACATAATTGTGGTATGCAGCTACTTTTTGTCGCCTTCTTGAAAGTAAGCTGCAAAGATATTCCTGAAGAAAAGTTGTGCTTTCCTTCCCCTTTGTGAACAGAAATGTCATCGAACGCTATTTCAACTGCCAGTCCAGGTTTACTGCCATTGAAACGGCCGAGATCTAAAGACAGCTCAAACCAATGCGAGAAGAGATCCAAAAGAAACAGTACTTTCCCAATATGCGATGAAGTAATTAAAGAAGCTATAAAGCACAGGAAAGGTGATGATGTAATCTATTGTGAAGGCTACTGTGACGCGTGGGTACATCGTAGATGGACTGGGTTATCAGCAACGAACTTCGCAACATTAAGAGATGCTGGCAAAGAACACTTGTTCTTTTCTCTATACTGCGAGATCCAAGCACAGAGGGCAAAAATAGACAGTTTAAATGTCGACTATTACTACACTTCAAGCTTCTCTAAATGATCTTAAACACAAGCTAGACCTTGTTAATCAACCACAGCAGGCTTCTACTTCTCAAACTGTTCATGCTCCAGTTGTTGATGAAATTTCAAACACTGTCTGTCAAAATGCCACCGACATTGAGAGGAAATTCAACATCATTGTGTATGGTCTAGCAGAAAATCCTCAAAATACCAACAGACAACTCATAATGAAAAAGGACATGGAAAATGTGATGGAGCCCTTGTCTGCAACTGATATTGGCATTGAACGCTAGTGATACAAAAGATTTGTATCGTCTCGCAAGTATGACCATAAGAGTGAGCGTCCCAGACCCCTTCTAATGAAGTTCCTTCGTTCAAACACAGCAATTGACATCCTAAGTTCTAAGTCTAAGCTTGAAGCTCCAATTTACTTAAAACCTGATCTAACTCCCCAGGAGTGTCAAAAGGAACGCTAATAATTGAAAGAAAGGAGATCCCTAATTGACAATGGTACCAAACGGAAATACATCAAAATAAGAAATGATTCCTTATACCTCAACAACAAGCTTCACTGCAAAGTGAGTACAGATGGTAACAAATTAGAATATGTAACTATCAACACAGCCTCTTAATAATACTTCTGCCACAAGCAGGGAGTCCCTGCTCCCACTATAATTAACCCAAATCCTGACTCAAATTCACAGGTATTTAATAACTCTACTACCAATTTCAAATAATGTATCAAGTGATTTGAAACTATGTATTGTAAATTTCTGTAGTGTTACTAACAAACGAACCCAACTTGAAGTTTTTCTGGTTACCTATGCAATTGACATCATTATAGGGACAgaatcacatttgaatgaatctATTCTAAACTCTGAAGTTTACCCAAGTAATTATCAAACATACAGAAAAGACAGAAACACTTCTGGTGGTGGTGTGTTTATTTCCATAAAGAGCTCTATACCATGTACCCAAATTAATGGCAATTCAACTATTGAAATAGTGTGGGCTCACGTTCAGCTTGACAAGAACAATGACTTTATTGTTGGCTCCTTTTACTGTCCTCCTCACTCAAGTGATACAATACTTGATGACTTATAGTCTTCCATAGACACGATTAAGCAAAAGTACCCTCACACTCAAATCATTCTTGGTGGTGACTTTAATTGTCCAGGTATCGGCTGGGAAAACAGTACACTAATCATTCATATGTATCATGTCACTTTCGTGAAAAACTTATTGACTTATCACACAACTACCAACTGTCTCAGTTAGTCACCTTCCCTACAAGAGCTCAAAATGTCTTGGACTTATGCTTTACTACTAATCCTAATTCTGTGATATCATGTGAACCACTTCTAGGCTTGAGTGACCACGACGCTGTTTTAGTATCCATCAAGATTCCTAAATGTGTAATTAAACAGTATCCCAGGACTGTTTACTTTTACAAGCTAGCTGACTGGGAAAAAATAAGACAGGAATTATCAGACTTGTCACATGATTACTTTGAAATAAATCAAGCATCACCCCAAAGCTTAGATAAATATTGGTCCTTCTTCTTACAAAATTTACAAGaaataataaacactcatacTCCTACCAAGAAATTAAGTACAAGAATTCACCTTCCCTGGCTGTCTTCTTCTTTAAAACAACTCATACATAAAAAGCAAAGAGTTTATAGAAGAGCAAAGTGTTATTGTCGAAATAGTGACTGGAATGAATATAAATCACTACAAAAAGAGGTACCATAAATCGAGAAAGTTTCGTTCGAGATAATTTAGTTTAAAATAAATTCGATGTGTTATATTTTCGCGGACAGCCCAAGCCACGAAAATATTTTACCAGCAGATTTTTCTGTACAGCAAATAATTTCCTGCGCTAAGCAGAAATGAGCGTGCAAGACATTGAACGGATTGTAGTGGATGCCCAACTGTGACGGAGGTTAGCCTCAACCACTTGCGGCTATAGTGGCATGCAAATTTATTCTGGCAGATATTGGAACCCTGAGTGACGGTTGGCTATTAGTCTTTCTTCTCCAACAGTGTACTCATTCCTCAAGTGCTTCGACCTCCAAAAAATATTTCACAAATAGAAAATATCCAAGAGTGAAAATATTTTGTGTAATTTATTTCGTTGGTGGAGGCAACCACGAAATATTCTTACTGTTGATAATTTCCTGATCTACGGTAGATCATAAACTAAAGTACCAACATAAATCCTACCTGACTAATCTAACTTCATCACCAGACAGTAACAAAAAGTCTTTATGGAACTACATCAAGTCACGAAAGCAAGAAAACAATGGTATTAATACATTAATAAATCCTATAAATGGTTATATCATAACTAATCCTGTGGAAAAAGCAGGCACCCTCAATCAACACTTTCAGTCTGTCTTTACATCCGAAGATAATAGTAATATTCCTGACAAAGGTCCACCCTTATTTCCATCTTTACCTATACATTTGAGATTACTGAACAAGACATCCAAATCCCCAGGACCTGACTCCTTACATCCATACGTACTGAAGGCCACGGCTGCTGAGTTATCTCCCATTCTAACTCGTATCTCCAAACAATTGCTAGAATCTGGTGAAGTCCCATTACAATGGAAGCATGCCTACGTTAtcccaatatttaaaaaaagttCCAAAGCTCATCCAGGCAACTACCACCCTATCTCACTcacctcagtagtttgtaaaacaatttCAGACAACCAGTTCGGATTTAGATTAAAAACATTCCTGTGAGACTCAACTACTCATTACTATTAATGACATTGCAAAAGATATTGACAGGAACCTGCAAGTTGATGCTGCTGTattagacttttctaaagcgTTCGACAGAGTAGTTCATTCTAGACTTCTCTACAAATTGAATTACTATGGTATAAGAGGAACTGTCTTACAATGGCTAGAGTCCTTCCTTCGTGGTCGTACCCAACAGGTTGTAGTAGAAAGCTCTAGATCTtctacatgtcaagttacatcCGGTGTTCCACAAGGTTCCGTACTTGGTCCCATGTTGTTCCTAatttacattaacgatattgtaacaaacatcaagagtgaaattAGATTGTTTGCTGACGACATTCTACTCGACAAAACTATAGCTATGCCCAACGATAACAGAATACTGCATATCCCTAACACAATGGGCTAGCaactggctgatggaatttaacattcccaaatgtaatattttacaatttacaatcCATCACAATAAAAGCACTTTTACGtataaaatgtctaatattCCATTGACTATTGTATCAGAGCACACCTGTCTTAGTATCCACCTCCATCATACACTATCGTGGGAACCTCATATCTATATTATAAGACTGAAAAGCCGTCCGtccgtctgtctgcattccatttgatgtcaggCATGTACTCTCGAACCGCTGCGCGTTTGGAAGCGTCTTTGGCGTCACGGAAGCGCTGATTATTGAGCTCAACAATGACGCTTTCGAAAAGTTCGTGCGAGCTATCGTTAGTCGTCTAGGGGCCGTTGAAGGCAGGTGTGTAGACTAAAattcgcttgaattctttctataaaccgcatgcaaaccgcaagtaaacacctatctcagtccatttgtaaAAGTCTTTATAATACTAAAATATTGCTGTAACAATGTGGTGAAGTagataggttaatggtttagGTGTCTGCCTTACGTGCGCGAGGTTGTGGGTTCGAGTCCAGCTGGTGTTAAtatttttttttcgttttgggcaccttttcagtacaccttttttcgcactgtactgcatgtgtttttgccaactgtacacacgtgatatttctaattcaaattcatttgatgtgctgtgtaagCATGCCGGAGCATGCCGCCTAAGCGAAAAAGATCGTCTACTTTTTGTGCGTTTCAAGCAAAGAGATGCAAGCAGAACCAAAGATTGGATCCAGAGAAGAGACGAGAAGAAGCATAATGACAAATACTGCGCCGCCAGGAGGCTTCAACTGGAGCTACCACCTCATCCAGTGCTAGGTGTGAACTGGACTCACAACAGAGACGACGACAACGTGACGCATAAGCCCATCGTGTGGCCCGCcaggacgaagaaagaagatcacaggaacggatccacgatgcagctgcccgtcgacttgcgcgtgcggaCCCGGCCAGAGAAGAACAGCAGCGTGatacagctgcccgtcgacttgcgcggagggaggagcaacaacaagatacagcttcccatcaacaagctcgagctgatccactctacagagctctggagcagcaggctaacacagcacgcagacaacaggtacgtgcaagcacacacccaagctttagggggcttaactatcagccacacaacttcttcaacactacagatgtaggcacacttagtgtagaatgcacacactgcggcgcattaaaatttccccaggagaccgaatccctttgttgcttgaagggtaatgtccagttagaggcatttccacagccccagtcattcttgagacacctgtgtgaaggtacaaacacagcaggtaaacattttctagctagcatacgtaagtataatagtgcatttcaaatgacaagctttggctgtaacgagataactatggctggcttcaatccttcttttagagtacagggtcaagtctatcatcgtataggtagtttagttccatcaacaggtgagtctcctaaattttcccaaatttattttatcgacaaccagcaaactgaagtaactacaagatgtgggatagttgatgggttaaggcttgacatagttaggggtattactgagcttttgcatgacgataatcactatgttcaacttattaaggtagctaaagaaatatttgagcagcatgatgagccagcaaatattagggtagtgattaatgagaacaaacggcctgtaggagagcatgctaggaggtacaatagcccgatgtgtgatgaggtaggagtgctaatgcctaatgataatgtaaataatagggacatagttttgcactatagggatgggtctttgcagcacatttctgaacttcatagggggtatgatcctttacagtatcctttactcttttcttatggcaccgatggatggtacatcaacctgaaattggctaatggtaggaaattgacagccatggtgtattaccgctaccacatcatggtcaggcagcaagtgcctgtattgcttaaggctaaaaggcttttccagcaattcctggttgacgcctactgtaagattgaaactgagcgcttacagtttctcaggcgtgagcaaaaggcactacgtgctgattgctaccaggattTGCGGGATGCAATGGTAGATGGGGATGGTGACCCCAGGAATGTTGGTCGTAGGGTGATCCTACCGTCGTCATTTACTAGTGGACCACGCTACATGCATGAGCGTCAGCAGGATGCAATGACCTACGTTAGGAAGTATGGCCACCCCGACCTCTTTATCACCATGACCACCAATCCTAATTGGCCAGAGATTAGGAACAATCTACTACCAGGTCAAGAGCCTCTGGACCATCCAGACTTAGTGGCCCGTGTGTTTAGGCTTAAGGTGAAGAAATTGTTAGAGATGCTCACAAAGGAGATGATTTTTGGGAAACCACGGGCTTGGCTCTACTCAACAGAATTGCAAAAGGGAATGATAATCCAATGGGAGGCAAGTGCATGCTACTGTGTGGTGACTTCAGGCAGATTCTACCTGTCATTCAAGGTGGCACTAgaggtaacattgttgatgCTTGCCTCAAGCGATCTCATCTGTGGGACAGTGTGGTGGTTAAACAACTACACACTAACATGAGAGTGCACCTGTGTGGGGATGTGGCAGCTGGACAATTCGCTGAAGAACTATTGGCCATTGGAGATGGGAAGTTTCCTATTGACACTCTACCTGATGTTGTCCAGCTACCTGACACCATGGGAACCTTTGTGGATAGCAAGGAGGAACTGGTTTCCAGGGTGTATCCAGATTTGTTCTCTAACTTTAGGGACTTGGCTTGGCTTTCTGAACGCTGCATTCTTGCTCCTCTTAACAAGACCACTCATTCCATCAACATGACTCTGGTGGAGCAGTTACCTGGTGACTGCTGTGACTACAGGTCCTTGGACACCATACCTGATGAATCTCAGGCTGTTCACTTTCCAACAGAATTCTTGAACTCTTTAGAGGTATCTGGACTACCTCAGCATCTTCTCTTACTTAAAGTAGGCGCTCCTATTATTATTCTACGCTCTCTAGATCCTCCAAGGGTTACTAATGGCACTAGGTGTGTAGTTTCTAAACTGTCGGCTAACACAGTAGAGGCCAAGATTTCTCACGGTAGATATGCAGGAcacgatattataataccacgcattcctctcattccgagtaactcggttttgccttttgaatttagacggCTTCTATTTCCAATTGCAGTTTGCTTTGccatgaccattaacaaaagccAGGGTCAAACTTTTAAGGGTGTAGGATTAGATTTGACGGACGATTGCTTCACACACGGCATGCTTTATGTGGCACTATCTAGGGTAGGTTCAGCAGATAGATTGACACTTTTAATTAGAGGGGATTGCAAAACACGTAATGTAGTCTGTAGTGAGGTTTTTAGATAGgcaaacacatgcactttagttaggtatgtctgctgctactgctgctttgtgatattatggatcagcacctgtggatggtggtaaggaaggtattatggtaaaaaaaatgtatcagatggttgctttgtatatttatgtatgtgtgaaactatttatcttttctattcttttgtctttatgcatatcctggatggtttgctcggaggagggatgactgcagctacacagtgaaatgacacggtcccgtggcagactgttcttcacaacgtggggcacgttgtgaaaatgggagctatttatagactttgcagcaatgatttgaactctttctacacatgcatacaaagcagagtggagcatttttCGCCTTTTCCTgtgcagcaaaacaaaagaaaaggctggcaggttttttccatgagctgtcttgggctggatgactca containing:
- the LOC136239067 gene encoding uncharacterized protein, whose translation is MTSFGCNEITMAGFNPSFRVQGQVYHRIGSLVPSTGESPKFSQIYFIDNQQTEVTTRCGIVDGLRLDIVRGITELLHDDNHYVQLIKVAKEIFEQHDEPANIRVVINENKRPVGEHARRYNSPMCDEVGVLMPNDNVNNRDIVLHYRDGSLQHISELHRGYDPLQYPLLFSYGTDGWYINLKLANGRKLTAMVYYRYHIMVRQQVPVLLKAKRLFQQFLVDAYCKIETERLQFLRREQKALRADCYQDLRDAMVDGDGDPRNVGRRVILPSSFTSGPRYMHERQQDAMTYVRKYGHPDLFITMTTNPNWPEIRNNLLPGQEPLDHPDLVARVFRLKVKKLLEMLTKEMIFGKPRAWLYSTELQKGMIIQWEASACYCVVTSGRFYLSFKVALEVTLLMLASSDLICGTVWWLNNYTLT